A portion of the Microlunatus phosphovorus NM-1 genome contains these proteins:
- a CDS encoding MFS transporter — translation MASQPSRSRPIWREPGMPHLLLTTGFAFAGFAVLLPVAPMHVVALGGDTFLAGLVNAVLMASTILTQLVVERVRSRIGWSVVLVLGCLFLGSPALVEIFASQAWHVVALAAVRGIGFGIITVSGASAIAVLFTPERRGRAVGAYGLAVAAAQLLLTPLAPWIAETAGFTTAMVLAAIPIVGIPFGISAGEVIGRHPRTVPTATIKPATVTGPRIPLVRLLPPIAALTAVTCSGGAIMTFAPQFAPDAVLTLVLLLVFTATGAISRWLAGHLADRFGAQTFIVPGLGIAALGLVGIAASIAGIADTGGPVLLVAGALLVGTSFGVMQNVTLVRAFELAGEHAKGTASTAWNVAFDAGTGVGALGIGALATGTSFAFSFVLLAGLCSIVGAALLVSSGRHNGEV, via the coding sequence ATGCCCCACCTGCTGTTGACGACGGGCTTCGCGTTCGCCGGTTTCGCCGTGCTCTTGCCGGTCGCGCCCATGCACGTCGTTGCGCTGGGTGGAGACACCTTCCTGGCGGGTCTGGTGAATGCGGTACTGATGGCCAGCACGATCCTCACCCAGCTGGTGGTCGAGCGGGTGCGCTCGAGGATCGGCTGGAGTGTCGTGCTCGTCCTGGGCTGCCTCTTCCTCGGCTCGCCCGCCCTCGTTGAGATCTTCGCGAGCCAGGCCTGGCACGTGGTCGCGCTCGCCGCCGTACGTGGGATCGGCTTCGGCATCATCACCGTCAGCGGGGCGTCTGCCATCGCGGTGCTCTTCACCCCCGAGCGCCGCGGTCGTGCCGTCGGAGCGTACGGCCTCGCGGTTGCCGCAGCTCAGCTCCTGCTCACGCCATTGGCTCCCTGGATCGCGGAGACCGCCGGCTTCACAACTGCGATGGTGCTTGCGGCGATCCCCATTGTCGGTATCCCCTTCGGCATCTCGGCGGGCGAGGTGATCGGCCGACATCCCCGCACCGTGCCGACAGCGACCATCAAGCCGGCCACGGTGACCGGGCCCCGAATCCCGCTCGTGCGCCTGCTCCCGCCCATCGCTGCACTCACGGCGGTCACCTGCTCCGGCGGCGCGATCATGACGTTCGCGCCCCAGTTCGCCCCGGACGCCGTCCTCACGCTCGTGTTGCTTCTCGTCTTCACCGCTACCGGAGCGATCTCGCGCTGGCTCGCCGGCCATCTCGCGGACCGTTTCGGTGCGCAGACCTTCATCGTGCCCGGGCTCGGCATCGCCGCGCTCGGGCTCGTCGGCATCGCTGCGAGCATCGCCGGGATCGCCGATACGGGCGGCCCAGTGCTGCTCGTCGCCGGCGCGCTGCTGGTCGGCACTTCCTTCGGTGTCATGCAGAACGTGACCCTGGTACGCGCCTTCGAACTCGCCGGCGAGCATGCCAAGGGCACGGCCAGCACCGCATGGAACGTCGCCTTCGACGCCGGTACGGGCGTCGGTGCCCTCGGGATCGGTGCCCTCGCGACCGGTACGTCGTTCGCGTTCTCCTTCGTGCTTCTCGCCGGCCTGTGCTCTATCGTCGGCGCGGCGCTGTTGGTGAGTTCAGGGCGTCACAACGGGGAGGTTTGA
- a CDS encoding nuclear transport factor 2 family protein, producing the protein MTSEHEQTVHRYLDGFRSSDHETILSCLTADVVWQIHGVRTTRGKTEFDDEIENPAFEGSPELSVDRTIEAGDVVVVTGVGTGHHRENGRFRFAYNDIFTFRGELIAQVDSYLVPLS; encoded by the coding sequence ATGACCAGCGAGCACGAACAGACCGTCCATCGCTACCTGGACGGCTTCCGCAGCAGCGACCACGAGACAATCCTCAGCTGCCTGACCGCCGACGTCGTCTGGCAGATCCACGGCGTACGCACCACCCGCGGGAAGACCGAGTTCGACGACGAGATCGAGAATCCGGCGTTCGAGGGCAGCCCCGAACTCAGCGTCGATCGCACCATCGAGGCCGGCGACGTCGTCGTGGTCACCGGCGTCGGCACCGGACATCACCGGGAGAACGGACGATTCCGCTTCGCCTACAACGACATCTTCACCTTCCGCGGCGAACTGATCGCTCAGGTGGATTCGTACCTGGTTCCCCTCTCCTGA
- a CDS encoding caspase family protein, with product MTESDATGPIAANPDDHALVFGIARYFGTASGWPTDLRGPDNDAAAIAAWLRRADGGGLPPGNVRVVCSAHVPNPFQNGRGEPDQEQVVAAFKEIAELPKTYLDENKRQYAGRRLYVYVSGHGWATRSRQAVLVTAEAVKDRPINVDITSWTDQLTEAAQFQQIVLWADSCATRTRPTLLQGTPIANGLLPKGHPNAPFVRVFESFAAGIGLRAVEHQMPDGNWHGAFTYALLRGLEGEAPTPVTSDSLTDYLRNAMKQFQSPEDQQRGVVAHEPSFGRRDPLTFAAPARQTVPVTITFDPSCIGQHARVARDRKAAAVADTVVAETAWEVSLEPGFYAVLVDALNLAVVFEAAGGAHVTVT from the coding sequence ATGACGGAGAGCGACGCCACCGGCCCCATCGCCGCCAATCCCGACGATCATGCCTTGGTGTTCGGCATCGCTCGATACTTCGGCACCGCCTCCGGTTGGCCGACGGATCTGCGAGGCCCGGACAACGACGCCGCGGCCATCGCGGCGTGGCTACGGCGTGCCGATGGCGGTGGACTGCCGCCAGGAAACGTCCGGGTGGTGTGCTCAGCCCACGTACCCAACCCGTTCCAGAACGGGCGGGGTGAGCCGGATCAGGAACAGGTCGTCGCGGCGTTCAAAGAGATCGCGGAGCTACCCAAGACGTATCTGGACGAGAACAAGCGGCAGTACGCCGGGCGCCGGCTCTATGTCTATGTCAGTGGCCATGGCTGGGCGACGCGGAGCAGGCAGGCCGTGCTGGTCACCGCGGAGGCGGTCAAGGACCGGCCCATCAATGTCGACATCACGAGCTGGACAGATCAGCTCACCGAAGCCGCGCAGTTCCAGCAGATCGTGTTGTGGGCGGACTCCTGCGCCACTCGTACCCGACCGACCCTGCTGCAGGGGACGCCGATCGCCAACGGACTGTTGCCGAAGGGACACCCGAATGCGCCGTTCGTCCGAGTGTTCGAGAGCTTTGCCGCCGGTATCGGCCTGCGCGCGGTGGAACACCAGATGCCTGACGGCAACTGGCACGGCGCCTTCACGTACGCGTTGCTGCGTGGGCTCGAGGGCGAGGCGCCCACCCCCGTCACCAGTGACAGTCTGACCGACTATCTGCGCAACGCGATGAAGCAGTTCCAGAGCCCCGAGGACCAGCAGCGCGGTGTGGTCGCACACGAACCGTCGTTCGGGCGACGAGATCCTCTGACGTTCGCCGCTCCCGCACGCCAGACCGTGCCAGTGACGATCACGTTCGACCCGTCCTGCATCGGACAGCACGCGAGGGTGGCGCGAGACCGAAAGGCTGCGGCGGTGGCTGATACCGTCGTCGCGGAGACCGCCTGGGAGGTCTCGCTCGAACCGGGGTTCTATGCCGTGCTGGTCGACGCCCTGAACCTGGCCGTCGTGTTCGAGGCTGCAGGAGGTGCCCATGTCACCGTCACGTGA
- a CDS encoding SRPBCC family protein, producing the protein MSVDAVLDGDQLIASRQLGADPELVWTMFTTPAHLAAFWGGDHATVTPESVVVDLRVGGTFELETRGPDGSTHRLSFRYEAIDPPNRLVLTEPRTGLTTAISLRPSAGGTSVTIHQRRLPPELQTEQARAGLAGILRRLGAVADELTDERRRSR; encoded by the coding sequence ATGAGCGTCGACGCCGTGCTCGATGGCGACCAGTTGATTGCCTCCCGCCAGCTTGGCGCCGATCCGGAGCTGGTCTGGACGATGTTCACCACACCCGCACACCTGGCGGCATTCTGGGGCGGCGACCATGCCACCGTCACACCAGAATCGGTGGTTGTCGACCTTCGGGTGGGCGGCACCTTCGAGCTCGAGACCCGGGGACCGGACGGCAGCACCCATCGGCTGAGCTTTCGGTACGAGGCGATCGATCCACCGAACCGCTTGGTGCTGACCGAACCCCGCACCGGCTTGACGACCGCGATCAGCCTCCGGCCGAGCGCCGGCGGAACCAGTGTGACTATCCACCAGCGCCGACTGCCCCCCGAACTGCAAACCGAACAGGCTCGGGCCGGACTGGCCGGCATCCTCCGCCGGCTCGGTGCCGTGGCGGACGAGCTGACCGATGAACGGAGACGAAGCAGATGA
- a CDS encoding ArsR/SmtB family transcription factor produces the protein MTDTDTDLDAAFAALGDRTRRAIVSQLARGEATVGELAEPFDLTHQAVSRHVGILRRCGLIRQRVDGQRRPCQLNVERLQELTGWINEQRREWESRLRRLDTHLATLLQDTQPEDTQLEGTRPEDAQAEEQSR, from the coding sequence ATGACCGATACGGACACGGACCTGGACGCCGCCTTCGCGGCTCTCGGCGACCGGACCCGCCGCGCGATCGTCAGCCAGCTGGCCAGGGGCGAAGCGACAGTTGGCGAGCTGGCCGAACCGTTCGACCTGACCCACCAGGCGGTCTCCCGCCACGTCGGCATCCTGCGACGGTGCGGGCTGATCCGACAACGCGTCGACGGACAGCGCCGCCCCTGCCAACTGAACGTCGAGCGCCTGCAGGAGCTGACCGGTTGGATCAACGAGCAGCGGCGCGAATGGGAGTCGCGGCTCCGCCGGCTCGATACCCACCTGGCCACGCTGCTCCAGGACACGCAGCCCGAGGACACGCAACTCGAGGGCACTCGACCAGAGGACGCACAGGCAGAGGAACAGTCCCGATGA
- a CDS encoding zinc metalloprotease: protein MADSNLTHYCVAISQGPQTANDRAALLNESQWEQDEVIRVKFLQGSPALRDRVRAMAERWTGPGMAQLTFEWVDDSAEADVRIAFVEGDGSWSYLGIQCREIPTSQPTMNYGWIDADSPDDEVQRVVLHEFGHALGLIHEHQNPQGGIDWNEPAVIADLSKPPNSWTIEQIRHNVLDHYPPDEVTATDVDGLSIMMYPIPASWTNDGFSADLNHDLSEKDVAFIASIYGGAAASV from the coding sequence ATGGCTGACTCGAATCTGACCCACTACTGCGTGGCAATATCGCAAGGCCCGCAGACCGCGAACGACCGGGCTGCCCTACTGAACGAGTCTCAGTGGGAGCAGGACGAGGTGATCCGGGTCAAGTTCCTGCAAGGCTCACCAGCGCTGCGCGACCGCGTACGAGCAATGGCCGAGCGCTGGACCGGCCCCGGGATGGCCCAGCTGACGTTCGAGTGGGTCGACGACAGCGCGGAGGCCGACGTACGGATCGCGTTCGTCGAGGGCGACGGCTCGTGGTCGTATCTCGGGATCCAGTGCCGGGAGATCCCCACCAGCCAGCCGACCATGAACTACGGCTGGATCGACGCCGACTCACCCGACGACGAGGTTCAGCGGGTTGTCCTGCACGAATTCGGGCATGCACTGGGGCTGATTCACGAGCATCAGAATCCCCAAGGCGGCATCGACTGGAATGAGCCGGCCGTCATCGCCGATCTGAGCAAGCCCCCGAACAGCTGGACCATCGAGCAGATCCGCCACAATGTGCTCGATCACTACCCACCGGACGAGGTCACCGCCACAGACGTCGATGGGCTGTCGATCATGATGTATCCGATCCCGGCATCCTGGACCAACGACGGCTTCTCCGCGGATCTGAATCACGATCTTTCCGAAAAGGACGTCGCCTTCATCGCCAGCATCTATGGCGGTGCGGCAGCCAGCGTCTGA